The sequence GCTCTGAGATGCAGTTAGGCAGCTGAAGGGACAACATGCATTTCTCAGAAGATGCAGCATGACTATTGATGGTCAGCCTGTAATTCCACATCTCACTTCCCCCAGCTACCAGCAAGTTTGCTTCCAACCTGTCAACCTGGATCCTCTCGGAGTTAAGACTGCATCTGGTTTGGAATATAATTGGAGAGaattccctttccccttccaagCCATCCTTTCACAAGTGAGAAGCCCCACGGCTATTAAATCGAAACTCGTTGAGGGCTCACTGGATTGGAGCGTGGAGGGGAAAAATTTAAATCACACTGCAGCAATGGTTTCTAATGCATTTAGAAGACCTTTCAGGTGAATTAAGAAACTTCATTGACATTTCTTATTTCTCGATCTTTTAGACTTTAACCAAGCTATTTCAGGAGAGGAGTGAAAACTGATCACAGGGAGAACTAAATATAAACAAATTTCAGGATTGCTAAAACAAAAACTTGAGCTActccttttaaatgtttcttctaaAGGGTTCAATTTACTAAAGAAAGGTTCAATGTATGCAGTTATCATGGGCATTTAGTGGTGAATCAAAGGCCAAATCTGCGGGTTAAAAATCCATGTAGACTATATGGCTAATGAACCAAACACAATTATGCTGttaaatttttttacaaagtATTTGTTTTGATAATTAGTAAAACTAAAAACGCCACATTGAAGGCTTGAACTGTTTGATTCCTGTTTAAAGACACATCGACTTAATATTTGTGTTTAACACAGCTGATGCTTTCACATGACAGATGAGACTGGAAATGCAAAGCAATGAATTGATTGATATTCAGAAGAGAAACTTACCAAGACTCTCCTTCCTCCTGGAGGGATGCACTTAGCCAAAAGCACAATGCAATGCAACTATTAAGGTCCAGGCTCCCAAACACACTCAATGCCAGACAAGACATCTCAGCATGAGTGCaggaaaatcaaataaaatgtattaaaacatcTAAATCCTTCCCCATTACCCAAAAATTGGAATTCAGGTGACCTTTACAGAGTTGGCACATATAACTCTGttcagattttatttatgtatatatacatacacacatacatggaAAACTGGGGATGTACAATGAAAACCAGTTTCTTAACATGCCCATTTCAGATTAAACTTAATAACTTTGCCCTACACCACGAGAAATTTGGCAAAAGCAAGTTTCTGCTACGGATTTTCTCTGTCCAGTTCCCTTTCAGCAGCTTCCTTTCAGTCTACTATCTTTTGAATGAAAATAGTAGActaacactattttaaaaattaatagcttATCAAACAAAAAATTATGGAGTGGCATCACATCCAATAAATTTTAATATCAATCAgtacaaatataaaattattccttttcacatttaatttaaaataataaacacataCTCTTCCAAATCAGATGAGTTCTGAGCACCAAATACATTACAGTTTTCACCTCTGCCTGCCCTTTCTTTTTCACTATAATGCATATACAGGGTGGCATTGCTTGTCCATTTTGCTCTGAATAATTGGATGGATAAAATTATGAGGAAGAATGTGTTGATGGTAGTACGGCAGGTCGTTTGCCATAAAGCGGTAGGTGCTTTGCGATGCATCATATCTGGGAAAGGAGAAGCTGAACTGTACAGCAGGCACCGGGGTAAAAGGCAGGAGTCTCTGGTGCTGAGGAGCAAAAGGGTAGTGGAGCCCATCCTGAAGCAGAGCTGGTGGGGTCCCCGGGGAATAGCTGTAGAGTGGAGCAGGGGACGCGAGGCCGTGCTGGTGGTCCTGGATCTGCCTCTTCAGTTTCATCCTCCGGTTCTGAAACCAGGTCTTGATCTGAGCAACAAAACAGaacggggtggggggtggagaaGACAGATCAGGGACTTTGCTTAAAAATAACATGCAAACTATGAACGACTGTATCTCGGCTGCTTTTGCCGTTTTGTTCCACTTGAATTGACAGAGCTGGACGGATGCTTTCACCCTAGCTAACCGAAACAGAGGATCTGGGGAGTGTAGAGGGGAAGAATGTCCGTGATCAGCGATTTTAGATTAATCACTTCGAGTCTTTAAGACTGTATATAAGCTTTGCAAGGTCTACGCAGATCGCTGTACACCAAGAACAAGCAATTACCTTACTAAGAAATAAGGGCTGTTGATACCTCCCCGGTAGAAAGTACTTCCAAGTTCCCCGAGTCTTAACTCGCTAATTAATCCCCGAGGAGTCCCACTACCCTCCCCACAGCCGCTGCTAAACCCCGCTGAAGACAATTAGGTCTGTTCAGCACGGGGAAGGCCGATGCAAGACCGCCGAGCCTGGctgcccctgcgcgacggggccgggAAGGAGCCGCTTCCTCTGGGACCCACCTGGATCTCGGAGAGCTGCAGGGCAGCCGCCAGCTTCCTCCGCTCCGAGGCCCCCAGGTACTTCTGCCGCTGGAAGGTCTTCTCCAGCCGGCAGACCTGCTCCGAGGTGAAGGCTGTCcgcgcccgccgctgccgcccgcgggtcccgctcgccgccgccgggcgctcccCGCCCGCGCTCTCGCTCTCGTAGCCCGAAGACTCGTCGGCGCTCAGCCAGCCGCCGTCGGGGGCTgcaaaggaggagggaaggggcgGCGGTGAGGCCTCTTCCCCCTGCGTGGGGGGGCCTCCGCCTCCCCTCATCCTGCCGGGCCATTGCACCGACGGGCATCgtcccgcccgcccgctccccttttcttcctccctgtcccctccacaCCCACCTGGCTCTGACGGGCACGGCTCGATGGGCTCCCGGGGACCGTCTCGATCCTGCTCTGCCGCGCAGGGCTCGCTGTCCGCAGGCTGGagcggccgcggcccccgccgccggggctcggctctggccagGAGGCGGGTACTGCCGAGAGAggcgggggcgcggggagggggcgcgcaGCAGATGTGGGGCCTGACCCCGTGGGACTTGGTCTCTACCCGGGGGAGTGTGGCCTGGTTCATGGCGGACACTGGCTGGGGGACCGTCTTGCTCGGCCCGCTCTTATATGGGCGTTCCGGTCCCGGACGGGCTCGTCTGCAAGTGTGAACCACATCAAAGTGGGAATCGAGCAGAGATAACAGCTGCGAGCTAGGAGGAAAGTTCACACGTCTGGCAAACGTCTACAGCCCCTGGCTCCAGCGTGTCTGAGGGGCCGGGGAGACCCCCTTGAAGTGCAAacctgcccctctcccccggAGGGCAGGACACGGGCAGGCCCAGCCCCGCAAACTGGCGTTTAAAGATACCGACGGTGCCGATAACAGCGCGGTTTTACCCACTCCCTTTTCAGCCGTGGGGTTCCCCATTGCGCAGGTACCCGAAACCAGCCCCGagacggcccggcccggcccgcaccgTCGGGATGGAGGGTGAGAGAGAACGTTATGCCGGCGAATCCTGCCAGCACCGGGACACTTCACCTCGGACCGGACTCCCCGGCAAAAGCTGTGGGGGACCACTATGAAGAAGTCCCTGTCCCCGAGGCTGAGCCCTCACCCGCGGGGACTACGGCCGGGCTGTGCGGTTAGCAGGGCCGTGGGCCCTCTCAGCTTGAATTTGGCGCCGTCTGTCTAGCCAGAAAACGCAACTGATCTCCCCAAGAGTTTAGCGATCAAAGCACTAAGGGACCAGCGAAGCTCGCACCTCATCAGCTTCAAACTATCCCAATCCACACGTCTCTTCCCGAGAAGGACTATGCCCTTACTGTAATACAGGGAGGACACCAAGACACACCACACCGCCCCATGCCCAGCAAAGCTTGCCTGGGGAAAGGCCGGCTGGGAAAAGAGGGCATCCCGGCAGCTCAGCCCGTCTCCGAGCTCTTGTGTCCAACTTACACCCGGCTTTTAGCCGCTCCAGTGAAAAAGACAGCACTGACCACTACCCCACTGGCAGTGGCAATACTTGGATAACATCACATTCTAGACATCGTTTTTTCCTGAAGAGCAGGGAAAGTGACCACCATCCCTGTAACTGGGTAAATGCACTGACAGGACCTCAATTTGCACTAAATTTCTCGGAGTTCCTGCTGGGATGCACAACTGAAAGGAGTGGGCACCATAAAACTGTGATCTACTGCGGTGGGAGCTTGTTTCTTTCTAAGAACACAGCAATAATCTCAGTTTCCACACATAAGAATAgatgtgaggtttttttctcagtaaaaaaaaaaaaaaaaaaaagtcaaacaccccaaacaaaacaactcccCTCAAAACTCCCCTGAAAGATCAGGGGATAAAATCATATTCGTGCTACCCATTTTCATTGTTTCAAGTGTTCCGGTAACTCCACGGCCAGGGCAATGGACAGTACATTATCgacccctcctgcccccacaAAGGCCGTGGTGGCTTATTCCAGCTCTGGCCCCAGGGGAGCGATAAAGCCCAGGCACTAGGGCAATGCAAATGCCTTCCCAAATCCACAGAGCCCAGGAGCTGGATTCCTCCTGGAACTTTGCTTGCAACATCAGCCCCTAAGGGCAGGGATGGGAGAGGCTGTACTTGCCTCGGCACGGCCCTGATAGAGAGATGGGACTGCTCCTTGCGGGGTGCTGGGCACAGCCACCGACGGAGGTTCACTCAGTGTTGGCCCAAAACTGTAATTTTGGCTCATATGCACAAGCCAGCACAAATGCCCAAGCAGCTGAACATTGAGCTGGAGACCAGACTCCCTCCCTTGGTCAGAAACACATGGGAGTGCCACcaacccaaccaaaaccacagTAACAGGGAGTGTTTAAACCCCACAGTGTTCCCTAGACACATTCCAGACAGAGATAGGCCATTCACTGCCCCCCAAAAGAGCTGAGTGTCTGCACATGAATTTTAATAACTTCTGGATTTAATATGATTCCTGAACTATTCCACCTCTGTATGGTCCctctttttctgaagcaaatgCACCACTGTACACACTATCTCCATGTTATTTCAGAGTGGCCATTTCTGAACAACCCCATGTGTAGACAAATCCATGAAGAGAAAGTCCAGCTCCACTATGTATAAACTCATCCACAACAAGTTGTTCCTTGCTACGTGTTGTGCGCTATCTGCAGAGCCTGACTGCCTAGCCAAAACAAAGTTTGGAGGTAGTACCTGAAAACCACTGGGAGCTCCTAAACTAGCACACACCTACCCAGCAAGCATGTTCCACCAAGGGTGGCCTCCCCACTGGTGCTCAGCAGATGAAACCTAAGCCAAGCCAGTCAGCCCTGACTCCCCTGTGCCCTGCAGTCCCCCCCCCAAGGCACACAGTGACACCCAGGGACTACTGTCTAGGGAGCAGCACTTCATCGCTACTGCCAAGATTAAACCAGGCATGAGATGGCCATTCAGTGCTGTGCCCGAAGAGACCAGCTTGTGCATTTATACATTCTGTGTTTTATAGAGGAAAATTGTTAGTACTCCTGAATAGCTGCTGTCATTTCCCCTCTCATTTGTCTGAGGATGAAGGCAAACAGCTGACCTGTCCCACTGTTGgctgaaaaccaaagaaaagttACTCCcccctcccactcttttttttttttttttaattagaatccAATCTGAATTGTGTGTTTAATAAGATGTTTATACCCAACCCTAGGATCCCCCCTCTGGACAAATGTAGCTGAGGGCCACAAAACCCTGGAACAGATGGGGAAGGGGTGGGAGGTGTTCTGTGGCTGTTGTAGCTCCCACCAGAAAGAGGTGCCAGTATGAGAAACTTGAAAACTTTTATGACCCTGGGTGGATAGaggctctgcagctgcagttaaATTCTCCCCTCACCTTGCAGAAATATGGTGATTATAGGAAGCACAAATTTACCTCCATTCAATTATTTTGTATCACTTGAAACTTTTGTACCATTCAACTGATATATAACCACGATCAAAAATAAATCTAAGTTTTTTAGggaaattaatgtatttttgtgtAGAACTCTGTATACCCAAAACTTGGGGGTACTCTATTATATTGGctaatacatgtatttttcttaCATGATTTGTATTAATATAGTGGACCCATTTCTCCAAATcataattacaaatatttattgttCTGCATTTACATGTAAGCCTTACAACCATAAGAAACATGTTTATGTCAAGAAATTTACTGATAATTTATGTGCACTTAGTAACTCAGTAACTTGTAACCCTGAAATTTAGGTGCAGTGATTAATGTCAGAATGTGTGAATTACAGCTAAGAtaatcaggaaaaagaaagtgcTCCTTTCATGTGAATTCTGCAAGACTTCTAGGGACAAATGGTAGATTTATCTCACTGGCACACAATGGGAATATTTCTTCTGGGCCTTTGTGCATGCACACAAAGTGTAAACCCATGAGAGCAGGCAGGACTGTAGCAACTCTACATGCATAAAGATATTATTGGGAGAAAGTTCAACCCATTATCTaggctgcagcatttcctgaATATAGAAGCTCACCATTTGCTGGAGGCTGAAGTACTTGTACACCGCAAGAATGCTGTTGGTGTGCCAGGTCTCTCAACATACTGCCACACACGGTTTTGTGACAGCATGAGAAAAAATGGTGACAGAttggaaaacagaagaataatccttcacaagaaaaataatttcactgaatcatctcggttggaaaagaccttgaagatcatctaatttAAACACTAACCtcacaatgacagttcccaactacaccatatccctcagcgctatgtcaacccgactcttaaacccctccagggatggggactccaccacctccctaggcagcccattccaatttAGAACAatccgttctgtaaagaaatgcttcctagtatctagtctaaaccttccctggtgcaacttgaggccattccctcttgtcctatctcttgttacttcattaaagagactcatccccagctctctgcaacctcctctcaggtagctgtagagggcgatgag comes from Athene noctua chromosome 5, bAthNoc1.hap1.1, whole genome shotgun sequence and encodes:
- the LOC141961196 gene encoding homeobox protein vent1-like, producing the protein MNQATLPRVETKSHGVRPHICCAPPPRAPASLGSTRLLARAEPRRRGPRPLQPADSEPCAAEQDRDGPREPIEPCPSEPAPDGGWLSADESSGYESESAGGERPAAASGTRGRQRRARTAFTSEQVCRLEKTFQRQKYLGASERRKLAAALQLSEIQIKTWFQNRRMKLKRQIQDHQHGLASPAPLYSYSPGTPPALLQDGLHYPFAPQHQRLLPFTPVPAVQFSFSFPRYDASQSTYRFMANDLPYYHQHILPHNFIHPIIQSKMDKQCHPVYAL